The sequence AGAGCCGACTATCGCTGAGGCTGTTAGTCGTGCCAAGGCCCAAATCGAGGCGAAAAATCCTGAGTTAGAAAATAAAGACCAGGTTGCCCACGCTGTTGGAGTTGGGGCTATCAAGTTCTATGATCTTAAGACCGACCGTACAAATGGATATGACTTCGACCTTGAAGCTATGGTATCCTTTGAAGGAGAAACTGGACCTTACGTTCAATACGCCTACGCTCGTATCCAATCCATCTTGCGCAAAGCCGATTTCAAACCAGATGCAGCTGGCAACTACAGCTTGAACGATGCTGAAAGCTGGGAAATCATTAAGCTACTCCAGGACTTTCCACGTATTATCAATCGTGCAGCAGATAACTTTGAACCTTCTATCATTGCGAAATTTGCGATTAGTTTGGCTCAAGCATTTAACAAATATTATGCACATACACGTATCCTAGATGAAAGTCCTGAGCGCGACAGTCGTCTGGCCCTCAGCTACGCAACCGCAGTCGTCCTCAAAGAAGCTCTTCGTTTGCTCGGAGTAGAAGCGCCGGAGAAGATGTAAATCGCCAAAGTTACTTGATTGCGGAGCAATCTAAGTAACTAACGCCAAATCCTATTCGGACTTTGGCTAGGCGCTTCACTAATTCACCTAACCAAATAATATCGATTTGGTTAGGCTCATGTCGTAATCTTTTAAATTACTTGAAAGCAATCCGAACGATTGAGCAAAATAACATTTATATTTTGTTCGGCATTGTAGCATTTCAATGAAACAATTTATTCACTTTTACTATTTATCACACTGGGAGATTCCTTATGAGCCAATATGCTTATATCCTCGTTGTACTTAGCTTGGTTTTCCTTTTTCTGCTCAATAAGTACGAGAAGGAAAGACTTCAAAGACTCTACCAAGAGCAACTCTTGAAGGACGAGACATTTAGGTCTGACATCAAAGAGAAAATTCACACGACTGAAAATATCAATGATGTCATTGCACATATCAATAAAACTTACCATCTGGGAATGTTGCTCTCAAAAGACGTCACAGATCAATTGAAATAATCAAAATCCGAGAAGCTTTCTTCTCGGATTTTTTAGACTTACCATATTCTCCTTGGAGAAATTTCATTAATGCATGTAAAGTTTTCTGTAATTTTCTGTATTTTTTCAAAATATTCTTGCATTTCTTTTAAGTTTTTTGTAGAATAGTAGCTATCTATTCAGATTATTCTGAAAATTCAAAAATAGGAGCGTTTATTATGTCACAAGTTACGTTATCAAACCAGTCAACCTGGGCAAGCAAACTAAAGGCAATGGGACCAGGAATCCTCATGGCTTCTGCTGCCGTTGGAGGTTCTCACATTGTATCCTCTACTCAAGCTGGTGGTTCTTATGGTTGGTCACTACTCCTCTTGGTTATCTTGGCCAATGTTTTTAAATATCCATTTTTCCGTTTTGGTGCCGAATATACTGCCGACACTGGCAAAACCTTGGTGGAAGGCTATGCTGAAAAAGGAAAACTCTATCTCTGGATTTTCTTTGTCCTCAATGTTTTCTCTGCTATGGTCAATACAGCTGGAGTCGCTATCCTTTGCTCAGCCATCATCGCTAGCGCTTTTCCAATGATTGGTCTTAGCATCACTCAATGGTCCCTTATCCTTGTTGCAGTCATTTGGGCCATGCTACTCTTTGGTGGCTATAAACTATTGGATGGTATGGCAAAATGGATCATGTCTGCTTTGACCATTGCAACAGTTCTTGCAGTTATCATTGCAGCAATTAAGCATCCTGAATACAGCTCTGATTTTGTCGAGAAGACACCTTGGCAAATGGCGGCACTCCCTTTTATCGTTTCCCTCTTAGGATGGATGCCTGCCCCTATTGAAATTTCAGCCATCAATTCACTCTGGTCTGCTGAAAAGAAAAAGACCGTCAACTTTAATACAGCGGACGCTCTTTTCGACTTTAACGTTGGTTACATTGGAACTGCTATCCTAGCTGTATTCTTCGTGGCACTAGGAGCGCTTATTCAGTATCCTACAGGACAGGCAGTTGAAGCCGCTTCAGCCAAATACATCTCTCAGTTTGTGGGTATGTATGCCTCTGTTCTTGGAGAATGGTCTCGTTATTTGATTACCTTTATCGCCTTTCTTTGTATCTTTGGAACGGTCATCACCGTTATCGATGGCTACTCTCGTGTCAATCAGGAATCGCTGCGACTCTTGATTCGTCAAAAAGAGGATTCTCGCAAATCTTTGAACATCTGGATGACCATTACCGCTATCATTGGTATCGTAATTATTAAATTCTTTGCTGGTCAAGTTTCCACCATGCTTCGCTTTGCCATGATCGGTTCTTTCCTGACAACACCATTCTTCGCTCTCTTGAACTATGTTTTGGTGACACGTGAGAATAAAAATCTTCCTTCTTGGCTAAAACTCCTCGCTATCGCAGGATTGATTTTCCTCTTTGGCTTTGCTATTTTCTTTATCTATGCACTCGCCATAGGGAAAGCAGGATAGTTTATAAAATGGCACCCTTACGGGGTGCTTTTTGCATACACGAAAAGCAGTTGAAAATCTCAACTGCCCCTCAGTACTACTTTATTTTTCTGTCTCTAACTCATACAAGTCTGCAATGATTGCTGCGACTTTTTTAATATCTCCCAGCATACCACGCATTTCAAAGTCTGCTAGGACCGGGAAGCCAAAGCGCTGGCTATACTGCTTAGCTGTTAGGCAGTATTGATTGTTAAAATTGCGATTACCAGATCCCACTACCCCAAAACACTTACTAGCATTGTCTCCATAAGCGATAAAGTCGCCCACTGGAGTCGTTAGAATCTCAACATCGCCGTTATCGACACCATTTCCACCTTCCAGATAGGTCGGCAAGAAAGCGACATAGGGATGCTCCATTTCAAAGAATTCTTGGCCTTCCTTGACCAAATCCTTGATATGGATTTTTTGGACCTCAATTCCCTCATACTGAGACAAGAGATAGTCCTTGAGTCGGGTTACAAAACTCTCTGTATTCCCACTCAGACTGATATACACTAGGGATATTTTTTTCATGTTGACCTCGATTTTTTGTCAATACTTAGGCAACTTCTTCTGCTTCAACTTCTTCGACCAAATCTTTTTGTTGGCGCCACATCTTGTAAAAGACTAAGGCTAAAAAGAGAACATTGATAATGATGAACAAAATGTTCGTTCCTTGTGCTAATGCTCCCATTCCTAGGCCGAGGGTAGAATCTTTGATTAATTGAACCGCATCTTGAACGTTCATATAGCTATAAACCAAACCAACAATCGCTAGTAGAACATAGCCAATATAAGCATAGTTGGCAAATTGGACGTTTTTACGAACTAAGAACACAAAGGCTACCACAACTAAAATAGCAGATAAAACAATCAAAACTACATTAAAAATCGAGTGCGATGTCGCTGTTACTTGGTAGGTATAGTTAACCGTGTCTTCTATTTGCTGAGCAGTAAGGGACCCACTATTAGATAGGCCAGTACGAAGAGCTTCTTTGCTTGGGACTGGGCCCAAGATGCCAAATAATGACAAAGCAGAAATGAGTGCTGATAGGACTAACAAAATCCAGAGATAAATTGGTTTCTTTTTCATATTATCCTCCTATAAAACCTTTTGGACATTATAACATTTTTCGTACAGGAATACAACTTTTACAAGCTGGTTTCAACTTGTTTCCGATAAGCTTTCGGTGATTTTCCGCACAATTTACGGAAAACCTTGTAGAAATATCCAACATTACTATAGCCAACTGCATAGCAAATATCTTCGATGCTATCACTGGTCGACAGTAAGAGTTGCTGCGCTGCCTTAATTCGCTGTTTATTGAGCAATTCCGCAAAAGTCGAGTTGGTTTCCCTCTTAATCAACTGACCGAGATAGACAGGATTGATAAAGAGATCCTTGCTGATGTCCTTAAGTGAGAGCTCTTTCTGATAATCACGCCCAATCACCTCCAGCACGCTCACCACATTTTCATTCATGCGGTACTGGCCAAAGAACTTGGTCAAGGTTTCTTTGATATAGGCAACCAATTCTTCAAAGGTGTTAATGGCATGGATAGCTTTGACTATCTCGGTCATATCATCTGCTTTTAGGTGTTCAAACAAATGAAAGACATCCATGACAAACTGAGTGAAGAGCTGCTTCGTGATGGCCACGCGCGGGGTATTTTCCAAGACGACCTTCTCTAGCAGGGTTAATTCTTCGATGATTTGATTGATATTCCCTTGGATAATCACCCGATAAATCGGCTCGTAATAAGCAAACAAACTCTCGGATTTTTCTAGATTAACTGAACCGTAGAAGAGGGCTTTTTCAGCGTTGATCTTCCAATTCTCAAAGGACTGCTGGTAGGGTGCTTCAAATGGTGTCACGATGATGCCATCGAGCGGTTGATCAGAGATGAAAATCTGCCAGTCTTGTCCCAAAACATAGTAAGGAATGGTAAAAGAACCCTGCTTTTCCTTGGATAGACCAATCCACCAGCTGTCTTTACCTGACAGGTAGTTCGTAAATCCTGTCTCATCCAATTCTTGACTGAGGGTCTGACTTTTCTCCACCTTTTCCTGAAGCTGCTGCGCAATCTTTTCTAATAAATTGCCCAACTCCACCTTGTCTACTGGCTTGACCAGATAATCCACGACACTAAGGTTCATGGCTTTTTTAACGTACTCAAACTCCTGATAACCAGACAGCAAGATATAATAGGTATCTGGAAGTAACTCTTTCATTTCCCTAATCATCTCAAGTCCGGTCTTATCTGGCATGTTGACATCGGAAATGACCACATCTACTGTATTTTTCTTAATATAGTCCAAAGCATCATCTGCGTGATTAGCTGTTGCGACGACTTGCATATCCCATTTTTCAAAGGGGATTAATCGCTTGAGCCCCTCTGTCACCATGTACTCATCGTCTACTAATAAAACTTTATACATTTCTACCCTTTCTATTCATCCTGGATAGTGATATGGTAACGAACACCTTCTTGCTCAGCTGACTCTACACTGATTTGGTAGCGATCCCCAAAGTAGAGAACAAAGCGTTCGTGTACATTTACTATTCCAATTGATTGTCGCTCCCCACTATAGCTTGCCTCGTGTTCAAAACTTCGCTGAGCTAATTTTTCTTGCAAGCTAGCTAGTTTCTCAGCAGGCATTCCTCGACCATTGTCTTCCACTAAGATTTCAACGAAGCCTTGGCCCTTCAAGGCTTTGATACTGATGACATTATCCGTTCTGCGATGGTCAACACCATGGGCAAAGTAGTTTTCTACTAATGGTTGGAGTGTAAATTTTGGAATCCTCATTTCTTCCAATTCTGGTGCAATCTTGAAACCATAGGCAATGGATTTAGGATAACGCACCATACAGAGATAGCTATATTTTCGGCAAAATTCCAACTCTTGCTTTAACGTCGTTTCCCGCTCGTCGGAGATATTGTTGCGTAACAAGCTACTAAATTCATAGATAATATCTGCCAGTTCATCCTGACTTTGCATGACGGCATACATCCGTAAAAACTCCAGAGTATTGTACATAAAGTGAGGATTGATTTGAGCCTGCAGGGCTCGCATATTGGCATCTTTTTGACTGAGCTCTAGCTGATAGATATCGTGAATATTTTTTTCCAGGCGATCCAACATATTATTGGTTGTTTCTGCAATGAGAAGCAACTCTTGGTCTTTTTCAGAGGTATCGATGCGAAGGCCTTCTTCTCCTTGAGCAATCACCTCGATCGAATCTACTAGGTCTACGACCTGCTTTTGGTAATTTGAAAAAGTCTGTCTAAGGGTCACGTACAAAATGATGATAAAGAGAATACTTAGCCCAATAATGACAGCTGAACTCGTCAAAGTTCCTGTAAGAACAAAATTTTTAGGAACAGCAACTCGAACCTGATAACCATGAGAGGTGACACCTACAAACCAGTTTTCTCGCTCGGCTGAGACCTTCTCCCCAATATGGAACATCTCGGTCTCAAAAGGCGAAGTTACTGTTACAGCCATTGGGATATGACCCCTTGTATTGTCAATAGCGCCATGTAAAACATCCGGGGATAGGGAGATGTATATCACTCCTAAATCCTTGTCAGACACAGGATCGGAAACAGGAATGGCAAAACTATTGGCTGTTGGCTTAAAATCCTCCGCAGGAATTTTCTCTCCACTGTGTTTTTCTCTAGTCGAAACATAGACTTCCTTGTAGTCCTGAAGAACAATAGCCACTCCAGTCACAAAATCATTCCGAACATAGAGATCATCAATATTTTCATACAGAGAAACAGAGATATAAGGCGAAGTTTTACGCTCTAATTGCCAATAGAAATAGTCTGGTGTGCTGAGACTAAAATACTTGTAAATTCCTTCGATGCGGGCCTGATTTTCAACCAAAGACTGAGCAAGTCGGGTTGACTCTCTGTGATAATATTCCACTTCACTCACTGTCCGAGTGGTCACACGTTCTGCAACCCGTTGGGCTTCTTTCTCACGTGAATCCCAGTCAGCATACGATAGCATAATCGCAAAACTGGCAATGACCACGATCATAACCAAACTATAAATCCGTAAAAGAGAGTGAAGCCAAAACTGCTTCATTCTATTTTGTCGCCAATTTTTCATGGATACTTTCATAAATAGGTTCCAACATATCACTGATAAAGAAATGCCACATTCCAATTCCTACAAAAAAGAGCAAGGCAGGCATATAATAACCAACTCCTACAAGGAGAGCGGATCCGAGTAAAACCTTGGCAATCGCAGGTAAGCTCATAAAAATCCCTATAAGGGACAGTTTCAAGGTATTTTGGTAGGATAAATCAAAGTACACCTGAAGTTTCAAGGAAACAGTATAGGCTAGAAAGACAAGAGCAACTACAAGGACATTGAGAAAGGTCGCCAAGAGGTGGAGAATTGTCTGATGGGGCAATTGAACTAGAAGATACAAACCATAAACTAGGACAAGATCCACAAACACAAAACTATAGAAAGCCAGGTTGCTCTTGACAAAATTACTCTTATACAATTCCCAAGCTTCCTTCAAATGGTATGCTCGATAGGTATACCCATGCTCCGCATACAAACTCATAAGAGTTGCACTAGCTGGTGCCAAACCAAAGACCACTCCTCCTGCTAGTGTTAATAGCCAGAAATAAGCCGTCGCCATCATTCCCAAAAAGATACGATTAAAGACGAATTCTAGAAATTTTCCCATGCTACTCTCCTTAAACTAACGATGTAACTATTATATCATATTTCAAACGTTTTCAAAAATATAGAACTCCCATTTACAATCCTCAAAAAGCGTGATACAATTGATTTTGTTAGTTTATATCAAGGAGAAACTCATGAAGAAAAATATCTTAACCACCCTCTTAGCTGTCGTCCTTTATTTCCTCTGTCTAGCGATTGGAGTAGTACTTGGTCACTTGGTTGACTCAACGGGCAATATGTTCTATGCTCCGGCTTTTTCAGCCCTTGTTGGGGGTAGCGTCTACATGTTTCTTCTGGTAAAAGTTCCTCGTTTTGGTGCCATTACCACTCTAGGACTTTTTATGGCACTTTTTTTCCTAGCTAGCAAGCATGGCGCTGGTGCCTTTCTCCCAGGACTCGCCTGTGGTCTTGCAGCAGATGCTATCGCTCGTCTCGGCAACTACAGAGATCGAATCAAAAACACTCTCTCCTTCCTCGTCTTTGCTTTTAGCACAAGTGGCCCTATCTTCCTCATGTGGATCCGTCCCAAAGCTTACGTGGCCACCTTACTTGCGCGTGGGAAATCCCAAGAATACATTGACCGTATCATGGTCGCTCCAGAGTTGGACAAAATCCTTCTCTTTGTTTCAAGCATTCTCCTTTGTGCCTTGATTGGTGCTGTGGTTGGGCAAACCATTAGTAAAAAGCTTACACACAAGATCTAATCACTTAAAAAGAGCCCTTCGGCTCTTTTTATTTATGACTTAGTTTCTTGGTCAAGAAATCTCCCAAGAACTGGATTGTAAAGATAATCAAAATGATAATGATGGTTGCCAAGATGGTCACATCGTGATTGTAACGGTTAAATCCATAAGCGATGGCTACGTTACCGATACCACCAGCACCAACTGCTCCCGCCATAGCCGTTTCCCCAACAAGGGAAATCAAGGTCACTGTCGTCACACGAATCAAATCTGGAAGACCTTCTGATAGGTAAACACCCACGATATCCCAGAAGGTCGCTCCGCTCGCTTGAGCCGCCTCAATAACACCACCATCCAGTTCAGCCAAGACCACCTGCACCTGACGGGCAAAGAAGGCAAAGACTGCAAATGAAAGTGGCACAAGGGCTGCATTTGGTCCGATGCTCGTCTTCACAATCAAGTGAGAGAGTGGCGACATGATTGCCAAGAGGATGATGAAAGGAACCGCACGGAAAATAGAGGTAATCTTATCCAAAATCCAGAAGATAACCTTATTTTCCAAGACACCGCCTGGCGCTGTCAAAACGAGGAAAAGACCTGCTACCAACCCCAAGAACCCTCCGATGATGAAAGAAAGAACTGTCATATAAAGAGTTAGGTAAATGGCTGTTCCCCAGCCTGCCTGACCAGACCAGCCCATCTTGTAGACATTTGGTAGATAAGTTTGAATCAACTCTGTCATTTTACTGTCCTCCCTTCAATACTTTTAACTGCACACCAGCCTGACGGATGGCATCTTGAGCACCTGCTAGTGCTGCTTTTTCACCTGACAAGACCACCACCAATTCTCCAACGGGAGTACCATCAAGAATTTCGATATTTCCATAGAGGATATTGGCCGTTACTTGGTAATGTTTGTACAATTCATTCAAAAGTGGTTCGTCTGTCGAAGCCCCTGCATACTTGAGTTGCACTAAGATACTGTTCTCAGATAAATGTTCTACGATTTCTTGCTTCTCAATCTTAACCATGGCTTCGTCAATACCTGTGGCTGTTGAGATAAAGTCCTGTGTCAAAGGTTGTTTAGGGTCTGAGAAGATTTCAAGGACACTGCCCTCTTCAATCAAACGCCCATCCTGCATAACCGCCACACGGTTGGCAATGTCTTTGACAATCTGCATTTCATGCGTAATCAAGACAACCGTCAAGCCTAATTTTTGGTTCAAATCTTGCAACAAGGCCAAAATTTGCTTGGTTGTTTTAGGGTCAAGGGCAGACGTTGACTCATCTGAAATCAAGATTTTTGGATCATTGGCCAAGGCACGCGCAATAGCCACACGCTGTTTTTGCCCTCCAGATAGTTGTGAAGGGTAGTTTTCAGCACGATCCGCCAAGCCAACCAAGTCCAACAACTTAGCTACTTTTGCCTTCTTTTCTTCCTTGCTGAATCCAGAGTGTTTGAGGGCAAAGGCTACATTTTCCTCTGCTGTCTTTTGACTCATGAGGTTAAAATGCTGGAAAATCATCCCGATATCTTGACGTTTGCGACGCAACTGCTCTGCCGTCAAGGTCACCTTACCATCAAAAATCACATCGTCGTCAATGGTAATTTTCCCTGCGGATGGTTTTTGCAAGAGGTTAATCACCCGTACAAGGGTTGATTTCCCTGCTCCAGAATATCCAACAATTCCGTAGATATCCCCTTCTTGGATGTGAATGGTCACATCCTTGACCGCTGTGATGGTTCTCTTCTTTTGGTGAAAAGTCACATCGATCTGATCTAACTTGATAATATCTCTACTCATAGCTTCTAATCAGCTCCTCTACTAATTCAATATGGGTGTAGTAATCGGCGATTCGCACGTTTTCATCTCCACCATGGTCTCGGCTATTGGCATTTCCTAGACCGAAGGCCACCATGGGTACCTCTAAGGCATCAAAGACCGTATGCATAGGTCCTGTCCCCGCTGTTGTCGGCAAGACTGAAACGCCCTGTGGATAGAATTTCTTGGCCAACTCGATCACATTAAGAATGGCTGGCGCGCTCATATCGCTTCGATAGCTCATCTCTCCCAAGGTATAGTATAATTCTACCTTATCAAAGCCATTTTTGTCTAGCTGTTTCCGAATTTTTTCCAGAACATCATGCGGTTCTAAGCCAGGAACCAAACGAACTTCTAACTTGGCACTGGCTTCTGCTGGCAAAATCGTTTTCACCCCTTGACCTTGATAACCTGACTGAATCCCTTCGATATTAAGGGCTGGCTCGAAAAAGAAACGTTTTAGGAAGGCTACACGATCCTTTTGTAAGAGAGGCAATTCCAAGCCATAAATGCGACTGATTTCCTCTGGATTGCGTTGGGCATAGGTATCTACCAAGGCTAGTTCTCGTTCATTTGGCCCTTGAACATCCTCGTACAAGCCTTCTACCAAGATACGTCCATCTGCTGCACGTAGACTACTTAGAGCCTGGATAAGATACCATGGAGCTGACTCCACGACACCACCATAACTCGAGTGGATATCCACATCCGCACTTTTCACCTTAGCATCAAAGGTTACAATTCCCTTGTTTCCGCCAGAGATTTCCAGCTGTTCCAAGGCGTTCTTGGTTCCTTGTTCCCAGACTAGCAAGTCCGCCCCACGAAGTTTGTCTGCGTGTTTCTCTAAATACTTATCTAGATCCATGGAAGCAGACTCCTCTGCTCCTTCCAT comes from Streptococcus oralis and encodes:
- a CDS encoding NRAMP family divalent metal transporter yields the protein MSQVTLSNQSTWASKLKAMGPGILMASAAVGGSHIVSSTQAGGSYGWSLLLLVILANVFKYPFFRFGAEYTADTGKTLVEGYAEKGKLYLWIFFVLNVFSAMVNTAGVAILCSAIIASAFPMIGLSITQWSLILVAVIWAMLLFGGYKLLDGMAKWIMSALTIATVLAVIIAAIKHPEYSSDFVEKTPWQMAALPFIVSLLGWMPAPIEISAINSLWSAEKKKTVNFNTADALFDFNVGYIGTAILAVFFVALGALIQYPTGQAVEAASAKYISQFVGMYASVLGEWSRYLITFIAFLCIFGTVITVIDGYSRVNQESLRLLIRQKEDSRKSLNIWMTITAIIGIVIIKFFAGQVSTMLRFAMIGSFLTTPFFALLNYVLVTRENKNLPSWLKLLAIAGLIFLFGFAIFFIYALAIGKAG
- the nrdI gene encoding class Ib ribonucleoside-diphosphate reductase assembly flavoprotein NrdI, translated to MKKISLVYISLSGNTESFVTRLKDYLLSQYEGIEVQKIHIKDLVKEGQEFFEMEHPYVAFLPTYLEGGNGVDNGDVEILTTPVGDFIAYGDNASKCFGVVGSGNRNFNNQYCLTAKQYSQRFGFPVLADFEMRGMLGDIKKVAAIIADLYELETEK
- a CDS encoding ABC transporter permease codes for the protein MKKKPIYLWILLVLSALISALSLFGILGPVPSKEALRTGLSNSGSLTAQQIEDTVNYTYQVTATSHSIFNVVLIVLSAILVVVAFVFLVRKNVQFANYAYIGYVLLAIVGLVYSYMNVQDAVQLIKDSTLGLGMGALAQGTNILFIIINVLFLALVFYKMWRQQKDLVEEVEAEEVA
- a CDS encoding response regulator transcription factor, which encodes MYKVLLVDDEYMVTEGLKRLIPFEKWDMQVVATANHADDALDYIKKNTVDVVISDVNMPDKTGLEMIREMKELLPDTYYILLSGYQEFEYVKKAMNLSVVDYLVKPVDKVELGNLLEKIAQQLQEKVEKSQTLSQELDETGFTNYLSGKDSWWIGLSKEKQGSFTIPYYVLGQDWQIFISDQPLDGIIVTPFEAPYQQSFENWKINAEKALFYGSVNLEKSESLFAYYEPIYRVIIQGNINQIIEELTLLEKVVLENTPRVAITKQLFTQFVMDVFHLFEHLKADDMTEIVKAIHAINTFEELVAYIKETLTKFFGQYRMNENVVSVLEVIGRDYQKELSLKDISKDLFINPVYLGQLIKRETNSTFAELLNKQRIKAAQQLLLSTSDSIEDICYAVGYSNVGYFYKVFRKLCGKSPKAYRKQVETSL
- a CDS encoding sensor histidine kinase; amino-acid sequence: MKNWRQNRMKQFWLHSLLRIYSLVMIVVIASFAIMLSYADWDSREKEAQRVAERVTTRTVSEVEYYHRESTRLAQSLVENQARIEGIYKYFSLSTPDYFYWQLERKTSPYISVSLYENIDDLYVRNDFVTGVAIVLQDYKEVYVSTREKHSGEKIPAEDFKPTANSFAIPVSDPVSDKDLGVIYISLSPDVLHGAIDNTRGHIPMAVTVTSPFETEMFHIGEKVSAERENWFVGVTSHGYQVRVAVPKNFVLTGTLTSSAVIIGLSILFIIILYVTLRQTFSNYQKQVVDLVDSIEVIAQGEEGLRIDTSEKDQELLLIAETTNNMLDRLEKNIHDIYQLELSQKDANMRALQAQINPHFMYNTLEFLRMYAVMQSQDELADIIYEFSSLLRNNISDERETTLKQELEFCRKYSYLCMVRYPKSIAYGFKIAPELEEMRIPKFTLQPLVENYFAHGVDHRRTDNVISIKALKGQGFVEILVEDNGRGMPAEKLASLQEKLAQRSFEHEASYSGERQSIGIVNVHERFVLYFGDRYQISVESAEQEGVRYHITIQDE
- a CDS encoding YesL family protein is translated as MGKFLEFVFNRIFLGMMATAYFWLLTLAGGVVFGLAPASATLMSLYAEHGYTYRAYHLKEAWELYKSNFVKSNLAFYSFVFVDLVLVYGLYLLVQLPHQTILHLLATFLNVLVVALVFLAYTVSLKLQVYFDLSYQNTLKLSLIGIFMSLPAIAKVLLGSALLVGVGYYMPALLFFVGIGMWHFFISDMLEPIYESIHEKLATK
- a CDS encoding MptD family putative ECF transporter S component, producing MKKNILTTLLAVVLYFLCLAIGVVLGHLVDSTGNMFYAPAFSALVGGSVYMFLLVKVPRFGAITTLGLFMALFFLASKHGAGAFLPGLACGLAADAIARLGNYRDRIKNTLSFLVFAFSTSGPIFLMWIRPKAYVATLLARGKSQEYIDRIMVAPELDKILLFVSSILLCALIGAVVGQTISKKLTHKI
- a CDS encoding methionine ABC transporter permease, with translation MTELIQTYLPNVYKMGWSGQAGWGTAIYLTLYMTVLSFIIGGFLGLVAGLFLVLTAPGGVLENKVIFWILDKITSIFRAVPFIILLAIMSPLSHLIVKTSIGPNAALVPLSFAVFAFFARQVQVVLAELDGGVIEAAQASGATFWDIVGVYLSEGLPDLIRVTTVTLISLVGETAMAGAVGAGGIGNVAIAYGFNRYNHDVTILATIIIILIIFTIQFLGDFLTKKLSHK
- a CDS encoding methionine ABC transporter ATP-binding protein → MSRDIIKLDQIDVTFHQKKRTITAVKDVTIHIQEGDIYGIVGYSGAGKSTLVRVINLLQKPSAGKITIDDDVIFDGKVTLTAEQLRRKRQDIGMIFQHFNLMSQKTAEENVAFALKHSGFSKEEKKAKVAKLLDLVGLADRAENYPSQLSGGQKQRVAIARALANDPKILISDESTSALDPKTTKQILALLQDLNQKLGLTVVLITHEMQIVKDIANRVAVMQDGRLIEEGSVLEIFSDPKQPLTQDFISTATGIDEAMVKIEKQEIVEHLSENSILVQLKYAGASTDEPLLNELYKHYQVTANILYGNIEILDGTPVGELVVVLSGEKAALAGAQDAIRQAGVQLKVLKGGQ
- a CDS encoding M20 family metallopeptidase, translating into MVFPSEQEQIEKFEKDHVAQHYFEVLRTLISKKSVFAQQVGLKEVANYLGEIFKRVGAEVEIDETYTAPFVMAHFKSSRPDAKTLIFYNHYDTVPADGDQVWTENPFTLSVRNGFMYGRGVDDDKGHITARLSALRKYMQHHDDLPVNISFIMEGAEESASMDLDKYLEKHADKLRGADLLVWEQGTKNALEQLEISGGNKGIVTFDAKVKSADVDIHSSYGGVVESAPWYLIQALSSLRAADGRILVEGLYEDVQGPNERELALVDTYAQRNPEEISRIYGLELPLLQKDRVAFLKRFFFEPALNIEGIQSGYQGQGVKTILPAEASAKLEVRLVPGLEPHDVLEKIRKQLDKNGFDKVELYYTLGEMSYRSDMSAPAILNVIELAKKFYPQGVSVLPTTAGTGPMHTVFDALEVPMVAFGLGNANSRDHGGDENVRIADYYTHIELVEELIRSYE